The Streptomyces sp. HSG2 genome has a segment encoding these proteins:
- a CDS encoding penicillin-binding protein 2 gives MNKPLRRIALFCGFLMLALLVRANWLQFAQADALANDDANRRVLITQYSVPRGDIVVDGQSITGSEQVDGADLKYKRTYTDGAMYAPVTGYASQSVGMTLLESTYDGILSGTDDILAFERFTDVITGNERRGGDVVTTIDSKAQEAGYQGLVDLGARGSVVALEPDTGKVLALVSAPSYDPGTFAGNSIKESELFQELDKEEGKPLANRALRETFPPGSTFKILTAAAALEHGVVTDVNAETDAVSPYPLPLSNNTIGSEAGDAVCDSASLKTAMQHSCNNVFLDAALEVGQDRMRETAEKFGYNEDVYADAFGDLRAVKSLYPEDLDEPGTALTGMGQGSLTSTPLQMAMVTAALVNDGTVMQPYIVDEVRSPDLTTLVKNEPRAMSEAVSSETARKVREMMEFTAAEGSAKRALIDGITVGGKTGTAQRGVDVREQVPYGWFVSYGQKPDGQSVAVAVFIDPTEMDISREAISGGSLAAPIAKSVMEAVLLP, from the coding sequence GTGAACAAGCCGCTCCGACGTATAGCCCTCTTCTGCGGCTTCCTGATGTTGGCGCTGCTGGTCCGCGCCAACTGGTTGCAGTTCGCCCAGGCCGACGCCCTGGCCAACGACGACGCCAACCGCCGCGTGCTGATCACGCAGTACTCCGTACCGCGCGGTGACATCGTCGTCGACGGCCAGTCGATCACCGGTTCCGAGCAGGTGGACGGCGCGGACCTGAAGTACAAGCGCACCTACACCGACGGCGCCATGTACGCCCCGGTCACCGGCTACGCCTCGCAGTCGGTGGGGATGACGCTGCTGGAGAGCACCTACGACGGGATCCTGAGCGGCACCGACGACATCCTGGCCTTCGAACGGTTCACGGACGTCATCACGGGCAACGAGCGACGCGGTGGCGACGTCGTCACGACGATCGACTCCAAGGCCCAGGAGGCCGGCTACCAGGGCCTGGTGGACCTCGGCGCTCGCGGCTCGGTGGTGGCCCTGGAGCCGGACACCGGCAAGGTCCTGGCCCTGGTCTCCGCGCCGTCCTACGACCCGGGGACGTTCGCCGGGAACTCGATCAAGGAGAGCGAGCTGTTCCAGGAGCTCGACAAGGAAGAGGGCAAGCCGCTGGCCAACCGAGCCCTACGGGAGACCTTCCCCCCGGGCTCCACCTTCAAGATCCTCACCGCCGCCGCGGCGCTGGAGCACGGTGTGGTGACCGACGTGAACGCCGAGACCGACGCGGTGTCGCCCTACCCGCTGCCCCTGTCGAACAACACGATCGGCAGTGAGGCAGGGGACGCGGTCTGCGACAGCGCCTCGCTGAAGACCGCGATGCAGCACTCGTGCAACAACGTCTTCCTGGACGCCGCGCTGGAGGTGGGACAGGACCGGATGCGGGAGACCGCCGAGAAGTTCGGGTACAACGAGGACGTGTACGCGGACGCCTTCGGCGATCTGCGCGCCGTGAAGAGCCTCTACCCCGAGGACCTCGACGAGCCCGGCACCGCCCTGACGGGCATGGGACAGGGCAGCCTGACCAGCACCCCGCTGCAGATGGCCATGGTGACCGCCGCACTGGTCAACGACGGCACGGTCATGCAGCCCTACATCGTCGACGAGGTCCGCTCCCCCGACCTGACGACACTGGTCAAGAACGAACCGCGGGCCATGAGCGAGGCGGTCTCGTCCGAGACGGCCCGGAAGGTGCGCGAGATGATGGAGTTCACCGCGGCCGAGGGCAGCGCCAAGCGGGCCCTCATCGACGGGATCACCGTGGGTGGCAAGACCGGCACCGCGCAGCGCGGCGTGGACGTCCGCGAGCAGGTGCCCTACGGCTGGTTCGTGTCGTACGGGCAGAAGCCCGACGGACAGTCCGTGGCCGTGGCCGTCTTCATCGACCCGACCGAGATGGACATCTCGCGCGAGGCCATCTCCGGCGGCAGCCTGGCGGCGCCCATCGCCAAGAGCGTGATGGAGGCCGTGCTCCTGCCCTGA
- the cs1 gene encoding clavaminate synthase Cs1, whose protein sequence is MTVIDVSANAAHLKLLAAELPTVPRRDLYGFLETAKKLSVDLPHEIAGPLDAFNPDGNEDGYLVFRGLPVEGDFDLPATPVSTPAPTERRLLTMEAMLALFGSRLGLHTGYAELRNGTVYHDVYPSPGAHHLSSETSETLLEFHTEMTYHVLQPNFVMLACSRADHEKKARTLVGSVRKALRLLDQDTVDTLYDNPQPCEVDVAFRGGVPDPGAIANVKPLYGPKDDPLLGYDRELLRPNPGKDTEAVAKLSHALDEVTEAVALTPGDLLIIDNFRTTHARTPFSPRWDGRDRWLHRNYIRTDRHGQLPTGRERAGDVVSFSPRR, encoded by the coding sequence GTGACCGTCATCGATGTCTCCGCCAACGCCGCCCACCTGAAGCTCCTCGCCGCGGAACTGCCCACGGTGCCCCGTAGGGACCTGTACGGCTTCCTGGAGACCGCCAAGAAGCTCTCGGTAGACCTGCCGCACGAGATAGCCGGGCCGCTGGACGCCTTCAACCCGGACGGCAACGAGGACGGCTACCTGGTCTTCCGAGGTCTCCCCGTCGAGGGGGATTTCGACCTGCCCGCCACCCCCGTCTCCACGCCCGCGCCCACCGAACGCCGACTGCTGACGATGGAGGCGATGCTCGCCCTCTTCGGCTCCCGCCTCGGACTGCACACCGGCTACGCGGAGCTGCGCAACGGGACCGTCTACCACGACGTCTACCCCTCGCCGGGCGCGCACCACCTGTCCTCGGAGACCAGCGAGACCCTGCTGGAGTTCCACACGGAGATGACCTACCACGTCCTCCAGCCGAACTTCGTCATGCTGGCGTGCTCCCGCGCCGACCACGAGAAGAAGGCGCGGACCCTGGTCGGATCCGTCCGCAAGGCCCTGCGCCTCCTCGACCAGGACACCGTCGACACCCTCTACGACAACCCGCAGCCCTGCGAGGTCGACGTCGCCTTCCGCGGCGGGGTGCCCGACCCCGGCGCCATCGCCAACGTCAAGCCGCTGTACGGCCCGAAGGACGACCCGCTGCTCGGCTACGACCGCGAGCTGCTCCGGCCGAACCCCGGCAAGGACACCGAGGCGGTGGCGAAGCTGTCCCACGCTCTGGACGAGGTCACGGAGGCCGTCGCGCTGACCCCCGGCGACCTGCTGATCATCGACAACTTCCGCACCACCCACGCTCGCACGCCCTTCAGCCCGCGCTGGGACGGCCGCGACCGCTGGCTGCACCGCAACTACATTCGCACCGACCGCCACGGTCAGCTGCCCACTGGTCGGGAGCGCGCCGGCGACGTGGTCTCCTTCAGCCCGCGTCGCTGA
- the speB gene encoding agmatinase has translation MRTDGRVDSHFSPRYAQIATFMRLPHDPEPRGNDIVVIGAPYDGGTSYRPGARFGPRAIRHESGLIHGVGIDRGPGVFDLIKVVDAGDIDLTPFNQHVAMDTAHQWLRGLLRDNAAFLMLGGDHSLTLAGLRAVAEQHGPLAVLHLDAHSDTNPAMIGGEYHHGTPFRHGIEEGVIDPTAMIQIGMRGHNPKPDSLDWPRGKGVRVVTTDEFCERGVRATADLIREKTAGRPVYVSVDVDVVDPAFAPGTGTPAPGGPTSREVLGLLRCVGDLRPVGFDVMEVSPLYDHAGITSVLATEIGAELLYQYARAHEKKENP, from the coding sequence ATGAGGACGGACGGACGCGTCGACTCCCACTTCTCCCCCCGCTACGCCCAGATCGCCACCTTCATGCGGCTCCCGCACGACCCGGAGCCCCGGGGCAACGACATCGTGGTGATCGGCGCGCCCTACGACGGAGGCACCAGCTACCGTCCGGGCGCACGGTTCGGCCCTCGGGCCATCCGCCACGAGTCCGGGCTCATCCACGGGGTCGGCATCGACCGGGGGCCGGGCGTCTTCGACCTGATCAAGGTCGTCGACGCCGGCGACATCGACCTGACGCCGTTCAACCAGCACGTGGCGATGGACACCGCGCACCAGTGGCTGAGAGGTCTGCTCAGGGACAACGCGGCCTTCCTCATGCTCGGCGGCGACCACTCCCTCACCCTGGCCGGCCTGCGGGCCGTCGCGGAGCAGCACGGACCGCTCGCCGTGCTGCACCTGGACGCCCACTCCGATACCAACCCGGCGATGATCGGCGGGGAGTACCACCACGGAACACCCTTCCGGCACGGCATCGAGGAAGGCGTCATCGACCCGACGGCGATGATCCAGATCGGGATGCGGGGGCACAATCCGAAGCCGGACAGCCTGGACTGGCCACGGGGCAAGGGCGTGCGTGTGGTGACGACGGACGAGTTCTGCGAGCGCGGTGTTCGGGCCACCGCCGACCTGATCCGGGAGAAGACGGCCGGTCGACCGGTCTACGTCTCCGTCGACGTCGACGTCGTCGACCCCGCCTTCGCGCCGGGCACCGGCACCCCGGCTCCCGGCGGTCCGACCAGTCGCGAGGTCCTCGGTCTGCTGCGCTGCGTCGGCGATCTGCGTCCCGTCGGCTTCGACGTGATGGAGGTCTCGCCGCTCTACGACCACGCCGGGATCACCTCGGTCCTGGCCACCGAAATCGGCGCGGAACTGCTCTACCAGTACGCCCGCGCCCACGAGAAGAAGGAGAACCCGTGA
- a CDS encoding ATP-grasp domain-containing protein, whose amino-acid sequence MSVYHRFAGKRLALVESMLHDAFYDGVHEARRHGAEIWLLVRGEEWYTAGRPFAEHPLARVDRVLRVDTHDWRAVAAALVDDEGRPVVDGVMSFSDYHTETANLAAEHLGLPSQGSAAVRAANHKHLLRRALDGGAGGIRWRLVTSPEELDAAVDHVGLPLIAKPPSEAISYGVRKCHTRDEALGAFRELSGIRRSLRGQERPGHVLLEEFLRGTEISVESITVDGDTHFFGATSKSLHGGTLLEESHSFPLDLPPRVWREIRECVGEALRAIDYRQGPAHSEVMLTENGPRIVEINPRLPAHMISTMVADSCGTDPHLDSKLLALGEVPEPGRPGEGPHSASAVVVLFPDDPGWLVGIDGVDAARDHGVEVRLHAVPGDSVAGRLDNSASVGFVYAHAATADQALARARHAAGLITIETDKIETDQEGR is encoded by the coding sequence GTGAGCGTGTACCACCGGTTCGCCGGCAAGCGGCTCGCGCTGGTGGAGTCGATGCTGCACGACGCCTTCTACGACGGCGTCCACGAGGCGCGCCGGCACGGCGCCGAGATCTGGCTCCTCGTGCGGGGCGAGGAGTGGTACACCGCCGGCCGCCCCTTCGCCGAGCACCCCCTCGCCCGGGTGGACCGGGTCCTGCGCGTCGACACCCACGACTGGCGGGCCGTCGCCGCCGCCCTCGTCGACGACGAAGGCCGCCCCGTGGTCGACGGGGTGATGTCGTTCTCCGACTACCACACGGAGACGGCCAACCTCGCCGCCGAGCACCTCGGCCTGCCCTCCCAGGGGTCGGCGGCCGTGCGCGCCGCCAACCACAAGCATCTGCTGCGCCGGGCGCTCGACGGCGGCGCCGGCGGGATCCGCTGGCGCCTGGTCACCTCCCCGGAGGAACTCGACGCCGCCGTCGACCACGTCGGACTGCCCCTGATCGCCAAGCCGCCCTCCGAGGCCATCTCCTACGGTGTCCGCAAGTGCCACACCCGCGACGAGGCGCTCGGGGCGTTTCGGGAACTCTCCGGAATCCGGCGGTCGTTGCGCGGTCAGGAACGTCCCGGGCACGTCCTCCTGGAGGAGTTCCTGCGGGGCACCGAGATCAGCGTGGAGTCGATCACCGTCGACGGCGACACCCACTTCTTCGGCGCCACCTCCAAGTCACTGCACGGAGGGACCCTGCTGGAGGAGTCGCATTCCTTCCCGCTCGACCTCCCCCCGCGCGTGTGGCGGGAGATCCGGGAGTGCGTCGGCGAGGCCCTGCGGGCGATCGACTACCGACAGGGGCCGGCCCACAGCGAGGTGATGCTCACCGAGAACGGTCCGCGAATCGTGGAGATCAACCCCCGACTGCCCGCCCACATGATCTCCACCATGGTTGCCGACTCCTGCGGCACCGACCCGCACCTGGACAGCAAACTCCTCGCCCTCGGCGAGGTCCCCGAGCCCGGCCGACCCGGCGAAGGACCGCACTCCGCCTCGGCTGTCGTGGTGCTCTTCCCCGACGACCCGGGGTGGTTGGTCGGCATCGACGGCGTGGACGCCGCCCGCGACCACGGCGTCGAGGTGCGCCTGCACGCCGTCCCCGGCGACAGTGTGGCGGGACGCCTCGACAACTCCGCCTCGGTCGGCTTCGTCTACGCCCACGCCGCCACCGCGGACCAGGCATTGGCCAGGGCCCGACACGCGGCCGGACTGATCACCATCGAGACCGACAAGATCGAGACCGACCAGGAGGGCCGATGA
- a CDS encoding asparagine synthase-related protein, with translation MTDQAALPAAYGFLAFAHTGAGQAPRATFATRGHQTAARRRLRERTLDTILVQPDRTAAGATAGDADTAVVLAGELYNRDEIASAVACDAASSSDAELILALVDRYGLHAFRLVNGRFAAAVLTGDTVLLATDHAGSVPLYTRHLPDGVLAATEAKALADNPAGSLGHPVSGARRVRRLPGLYQVPAGTVLEFDLDGSAATAHRTWQPPAARRILGEDHAVDEVRRVLARAVERRLPGGRPLVVLSGGIDSSAVAALADRSRPGIDTLSMGTDTADEFTQARIVAEHLSSDHREVTIPTADLLAQLPHTVHAAETLDPDIVEYLLPLTALYRRLDGPARRVLTGYGADIPLGGMHREDRLPNLDTVVAHDMDTFDGLNEMSPVLSTLSGHWSTHPYWDRDVLDCLTGLEAGLKRRHGRDKWVLRAAMGDLLPSTTVNRPKLGVHEGSGTTSSFSLLLTDAGVPEERLPAAKARFVRYLFDRVVVGGAHPDDVPVGDAVSHAVEETPT, from the coding sequence ATGACCGATCAGGCAGCCCTCCCCGCCGCCTACGGATTCCTGGCCTTCGCCCACACGGGCGCGGGCCAGGCCCCGCGGGCGACCTTCGCCACCCGAGGCCACCAGACCGCCGCGCGTCGGCGGCTGCGAGAGCGGACCCTCGACACGATCCTCGTCCAGCCGGACCGTACGGCCGCCGGAGCCACCGCCGGCGACGCGGACACCGCCGTCGTCCTCGCGGGCGAGCTGTACAACCGTGACGAGATCGCCTCCGCCGTCGCCTGCGACGCCGCCTCCTCCTCCGACGCCGAGCTGATCCTCGCCCTCGTCGACCGCTACGGACTGCACGCCTTTCGGCTCGTCAACGGCCGGTTCGCCGCCGCGGTCCTCACCGGCGACACCGTGCTCCTGGCCACCGACCACGCCGGATCCGTCCCTCTCTACACCCGTCACCTGCCCGACGGCGTCCTGGCCGCCACCGAGGCCAAGGCCCTGGCCGACAACCCGGCCGGCTCGCTCGGACACCCCGTCTCCGGCGCCCGTCGGGTCCGCCGGCTGCCCGGCCTCTACCAGGTGCCCGCCGGCACCGTTTTGGAGTTCGACCTCGACGGGTCCGCGGCGACCGCCCATCGCACCTGGCAGCCGCCCGCCGCCCGAAGGATCCTCGGCGAGGACCACGCGGTCGACGAGGTCCGCCGGGTACTGGCGAGGGCCGTCGAACGTCGACTGCCGGGCGGCCGGCCACTGGTCGTGCTCTCCGGCGGCATCGACTCCTCCGCCGTCGCCGCCCTCGCCGACCGCTCCCGTCCCGGCATCGACACCCTCTCCATGGGGACCGACACCGCCGACGAGTTCACCCAGGCCCGGATCGTCGCCGAGCACCTGTCCTCCGACCACCGCGAGGTCACGATCCCCACCGCGGACCTCCTCGCCCAACTCCCGCACACCGTCCACGCCGCCGAGACCCTCGACCCGGACATCGTCGAGTACCTGTTGCCGCTCACCGCGCTCTACCGGCGACTGGACGGCCCCGCCCGGCGGGTCCTGACCGGCTACGGCGCCGACATCCCGCTCGGCGGCATGCACCGGGAGGACCGGCTCCCCAACCTCGACACCGTCGTCGCCCACGACATGGACACCTTCGACGGACTGAACGAGATGTCACCGGTGCTCTCGACCCTCTCCGGCCACTGGTCCACCCACCCCTACTGGGATCGTGACGTCCTGGACTGCCTGACCGGTCTCGAAGCCGGGCTCAAGCGTCGCCACGGCCGGGACAAGTGGGTCCTGCGCGCCGCCATGGGCGACCTGCTCCCCTCGACGACGGTGAACCGGCCCAAGCTCGGCGTGCACGAGGGGTCCGGCACGACCTCGTCGTTCTCGCTGCTCCTGACCGACGCCGGGGTGCCCGAGGAGCGACTCCCGGCCGCCAAGGCCCGGTTCGTGCGGTACCTCTTCGACCGTGTCGTGGTGGGCGGCGCCCATCCGGACGACGTGCCGGTCGGCGACGCCGTCTCCCACGCCGTGGAGGAGACCCCGACGTGA
- a CDS encoding thiamine pyrophosphate-binding protein translates to MSRVSTGPSENPTAAHALLKRLKEHGIDKVFGVVGREAASILFDEEEGLDFVLTRHEFTAGVAADVLARISGRPTACWATLGPGMTNLSTGMATSVLDRSPVIAMAAQSESHDIFPNDTHQCLDLVKIAEPMSKYAVELERPKEITDLVDSAVLNAMTEPVGPSFISLPVDLLGSSEGVDITADHGPAPTPEKPIGAVQPGWEKHADEAAELLARAEHPVFVVGAAAIRSGAVDRVRALAERLNVPVITTYIAKGVLPQDHELNYGAVTGYMDGILSYPALETLFGPADLVLTLGYDYAEDLRPSMWQRGVEKKTVRVSPTFNPVPRIYRPTVDVVTDVLAFVDRLDRTTEGVAAKRRHDITPLRERIAEFLADPRQYDDGMRVHQVMDSMNTVMADAAGPGRGTIVSDIGFFRHYGVLFARADQPFGFLTSAGCSSFGYGIPAAIGAQMARPDQPTFLIAGDGGFHSNSSDLETIARLKLPIVTVVVNNDTNGLIELYQNLGHQRSHDPAVKFGTGDGPAVDFVQLAHANGIEAERAATRESLVAALRKAVELGRPYLIEVPVNYDFTSGGFGALKI, encoded by the coding sequence ATGTCTCGTGTATCCACCGGCCCCAGCGAGAACCCGACGGCCGCTCACGCCCTGCTCAAGCGCCTCAAGGAGCACGGCATCGACAAGGTGTTCGGCGTCGTCGGCCGTGAGGCCGCGTCGATCCTGTTCGACGAGGAGGAGGGCCTGGACTTCGTCCTGACCCGGCACGAGTTCACCGCCGGTGTCGCGGCCGACGTCCTGGCGCGCATCAGCGGCCGTCCCACCGCCTGTTGGGCCACCCTCGGTCCCGGCATGACCAACCTGTCGACGGGGATGGCCACCAGCGTCCTGGACCGCTCGCCGGTCATCGCCATGGCGGCCCAGTCCGAGTCCCACGACATCTTCCCCAACGACACGCACCAGTGTCTGGACCTGGTGAAGATCGCCGAGCCGATGAGCAAGTACGCCGTCGAGCTGGAGCGCCCCAAGGAGATCACCGACCTGGTCGACTCGGCCGTCCTGAACGCCATGACCGAGCCGGTCGGCCCCTCCTTCATCTCCCTGCCGGTCGACCTGCTCGGGTCCTCCGAGGGCGTCGACATCACTGCCGACCACGGCCCGGCCCCCACCCCCGAGAAGCCGATCGGCGCCGTCCAGCCCGGCTGGGAGAAGCACGCCGACGAGGCCGCCGAACTCCTCGCGCGGGCCGAACACCCGGTCTTCGTCGTCGGCGCCGCCGCCATCCGGTCCGGCGCCGTGGACCGCGTCCGCGCGCTGGCCGAGCGGCTGAACGTGCCCGTCATCACCACCTACATCGCCAAGGGCGTCCTGCCCCAGGACCACGAGCTGAACTACGGCGCGGTCACCGGCTACATGGACGGCATCCTCTCCTACCCCGCGTTGGAGACCCTGTTCGGCCCGGCCGACCTCGTCCTCACCCTCGGCTACGACTACGCCGAGGACCTGCGGCCCTCGATGTGGCAGCGCGGTGTCGAGAAGAAGACGGTCCGAGTCTCCCCGACCTTCAACCCGGTGCCCCGGATCTACCGGCCCACCGTCGACGTCGTCACCGACGTCCTGGCGTTCGTCGACCGCCTGGACCGCACCACGGAAGGGGTGGCCGCCAAGCGGCGCCACGACATCACCCCGCTGCGTGAGCGGATCGCCGAGTTCCTCGCCGACCCCCGCCAGTACGACGACGGCATGCGCGTCCACCAGGTCATGGACTCCATGAACACCGTCATGGCCGACGCCGCCGGGCCCGGACGCGGCACGATCGTGTCCGACATCGGCTTCTTCCGCCACTACGGCGTCCTGTTCGCCCGCGCGGACCAGCCCTTCGGCTTCCTGACCTCGGCCGGCTGCTCCAGCTTCGGCTACGGCATCCCCGCCGCGATCGGCGCCCAGATGGCCCGCCCCGACCAGCCGACCTTCCTGATCGCCGGCGACGGCGGCTTCCACTCCAACAGCTCCGACCTGGAGACCATCGCCCGCCTCAAGCTGCCCATCGTCACCGTCGTCGTCAACAACGACACCAACGGCCTCATCGAGCTGTACCAGAACCTCGGCCACCAGCGCTCCCACGACCCGGCGGTCAAGTTCGGCACCGGCGACGGCCCCGCCGTGGACTTCGTGCAGCTCGCCCACGCCAACGGCATCGAGGCCGAGCGCGCCGCCACCCGCGAGTCCCTGGTGGCCGCCCTCCGCAAGGCCGTCGAGCTGGGCCGCCCCTACCTGATCGAGGTACCGGTCAACTACGACTTCACCTCCGGCGGTTTCGGAGCGCTGAAGATCTGA
- a CDS encoding MFS transporter: MVGPPPTAPGGGETRALRLLLTAQLLSQLGFRLLGIAMPILAATTLEASAFEVSAVAAAQTAAYLLVGLPAGVWVDRMRKRSVMIVCDVGRAAVLAVIPVAWGLGVLDVLLLCAVAFVTGLLTVFFDVAEQSYLPHVVGKDRLVTANARLTGVAEVAGVVGPGAGGLLVQVATAPLAVLATAFGYVWSAVCVALIRRPETPPPREERPRLLRGVAEGVRLVTRDALLRPIVLCSTTMTLFWSVSYAMLLVLLARDLAVPATTVGLLLTAGSLGGVLATVVADRVIRGLGDARAVKYSVAFGAPLTLLAALVQPGWRLGLVSLSLFGLGAALVIYNVAQVSYRQRCVPAECLGRVNATVRFFAWGARPVGSLCGGVLAEVFGARGAVLAGAVGTSLAFVWLVFSPLRRMRTLPTDHTAGHPLTTG, from the coding sequence ATGGTCGGACCTCCCCCAACCGCCCCCGGTGGAGGGGAGACCCGGGCCCTGCGCCTGCTGCTCACGGCCCAGTTGCTGAGTCAACTCGGCTTCCGGCTGCTGGGGATCGCGATGCCGATCCTGGCCGCGACCACCCTGGAGGCGTCCGCCTTCGAGGTCAGCGCCGTCGCGGCGGCCCAGACCGCGGCGTACCTCCTCGTCGGACTCCCCGCCGGCGTGTGGGTGGACCGGATGCGCAAGCGATCGGTGATGATCGTCTGTGACGTGGGGCGGGCCGCGGTCCTCGCCGTGATCCCGGTGGCCTGGGGCCTGGGCGTCCTCGACGTGCTGCTCCTGTGCGCCGTGGCCTTCGTCACCGGCCTGCTCACGGTCTTCTTCGACGTCGCCGAGCAGAGCTACCTGCCCCATGTGGTGGGCAAGGATCGCCTCGTCACCGCCAACGCCCGGCTCACGGGAGTGGCCGAGGTGGCGGGCGTGGTCGGCCCCGGCGCGGGTGGGCTGCTCGTGCAGGTGGCGACCGCGCCCCTGGCCGTGCTGGCGACGGCCTTCGGGTACGTCTGGTCGGCGGTGTGCGTGGCCCTCATCCGCCGCCCCGAGACGCCGCCGCCCCGCGAGGAGCGCCCGCGGCTGCTGCGGGGGGTCGCCGAGGGCGTGCGTCTGGTGACCCGGGATGCCCTGCTCAGGCCCATCGTGCTGTGCTCCACGACGATGACGCTGTTCTGGAGCGTGTCGTACGCGATGCTCCTCGTGCTGCTCGCCCGGGATCTGGCGGTCCCCGCGACCACGGTGGGGCTGTTGTTGACCGCCGGCAGTCTCGGCGGGGTCCTGGCCACGGTCGTCGCCGACCGGGTCATCCGCGGGCTGGGGGACGCTCGGGCGGTCAAGTACAGTGTCGCCTTCGGTGCCCCGCTCACGCTGCTTGCCGCGCTGGTCCAACCGGGCTGGCGACTGGGGCTGGTGAGCCTCTCCCTGTTCGGTTTGGGGGCCGCTCTGGTGATCTACAACGTGGCGCAGGTCAGCTACCGCCAGCGGTGCGTGCCGGCCGAGTGCCTGGGCAGGGTCAACGCGACGGTCCGGTTCTTCGCCTGGGGGGCCCGCCCGGTGGGCAGCCTGTGCGGAGGCGTGCTGGCCGAGGTGTTCGGGGCGCGGGGGGCGGTGCTCGCGGGGGCCGTGGGCACCTCGCTGGCCTTCGTATGGCTGGTGTTCTCGCCGCTGCGTCGCATGCGCACCCTGCCGACCGACCACACGGCCGGACACCCCCTGACCACCGGCTGA
- a CDS encoding BTAD domain-containing putative transcriptional regulator — MGELPTRRSHWGEGIIIAARIAIQLLGPITAAQAGARVPVQGQRQLKFLAALALSPDQVVSKDSIIADSWGSDPPRTVSAQVQNSAWMIRRAFEQAGAGRHVVLSHAVGYQLRVAPDRVDLFTFRDMARDARELCHAGDHHGALARLDAALALWKGPALADITSGRLRLRADLLDRERTAAQELRAELDLCLGHFEEAVAQFEHLVSRDPLREDLYERLMRAYQQAGRQADAIAVFHQARQVLADELGILPGRRLTAVLEGILNQRPVHAPA; from the coding sequence GTGGGTGAGCTGCCCACGCGCAGGTCACACTGGGGGGAAGGAATCATCATCGCCGCCAGGATCGCCATCCAGTTGCTAGGTCCGATCACCGCCGCCCAGGCCGGCGCCCGAGTTCCCGTCCAGGGGCAGCGGCAGCTCAAGTTCCTCGCCGCCCTCGCCCTGAGTCCGGACCAGGTCGTCTCCAAGGACTCGATCATCGCCGACTCCTGGGGTTCCGATCCTCCCCGGACGGTCTCCGCCCAGGTGCAGAACAGCGCCTGGATGATCCGCAGAGCCTTCGAACAGGCGGGCGCCGGACGACATGTCGTCCTCTCGCACGCCGTGGGCTACCAACTCCGCGTCGCACCCGACCGGGTGGACCTGTTCACCTTTCGCGACATGGCTCGGGACGCCAGGGAACTCTGCCACGCCGGCGACCACCACGGGGCGTTGGCCCGGCTGGACGCGGCCCTGGCGCTGTGGAAGGGGCCCGCGCTCGCCGACATCACGTCCGGGCGACTCCGTCTCCGTGCCGACCTGCTCGACCGGGAGCGGACGGCGGCCCAGGAACTCCGTGCCGAACTCGACCTGTGCCTGGGCCACTTCGAGGAGGCGGTGGCGCAGTTCGAGCACCTGGTCTCCCGAGACCCCCTTCGCGAGGACCTCTACGAGCGGCTCATGCGGGCCTACCAGCAGGCCGGTCGCCAGGCCGACGCCATAGCCGTCTTCCACCAGGCCAGACAAGTCCTGGCGGACGAGCTGGGCATCCTCCCCGGCCGCCGCCTGACGGCCGTACTGGAGGGGATCCTCAACCAACGGCCGGTCCACGCGCCCGCGTAG